From the Hevea brasiliensis isolate MT/VB/25A 57/8 chromosome 13, ASM3005281v1, whole genome shotgun sequence genome, the window GGGAAGATAGTCAAATGGGCTCCTCAAGAGAAGGCGTTGGCTCACCCTTCTACCGCATGTTTCTTTTCTCACTGCGGATGGAATTCAACCATGGAGGGTCTAAGCAAGGGGATGCCTTTTCTATGTTGGCCTTACTTTACAGATCAATTCCATAACAGGAGTTACATATGCGAAACTTGGAAAGTTGGCCTACGATTGATCCCTGATGACAATGGGATTGTAACTAGGCATGAAATCAAGACAAAGTTAGAGAAACTGCTTTCTGATAAGGATATAGAAGCCAATTCACTGAAGTTGAAGGAAATGGCTAGAAAAAGCACTAGTGAAGGTGGATCTTCTTTCAGTAATTTCATAAGCTTTGTTGAACGGATAAAGCAATAGGATGTTTTTGGTGTTTGTGTTTTTCTAGGAAATAAACTTGATAGCATCTGATTGAAGTATAGTTGAAATTGTGATATACTATAAGAATAAAATTCAAGGTTCTGAATTTAGAATTTCAGTTTTCTTTAGGAAGCTAGCTTTTTGCAATAACAATTTACagccttcattttgtctctttttttcTTTGGTGCATTCAATACAGAGAATAAATGTACAATCTGTGTCCTCCACTGTGGTTAAATAAGCTAAAGGTACTCAGGTTAAGGACTTCAAGGAACAGCTTTTTCAATGATCATTGCAAAAGAGAATGCATCCCATTTCATCATTTTCTCCATCCATATAACTATGAATTAATATTTCTTAAAACTCCCAAACCAAATGCATAATCATCAACCAAAAATCCCCCTAATtgcaaaaagaaaaaggaagattgagaattctggtttctttacAGAAAAGCACCTGAATGTAGTCAAAACCCATGAAGAGATGCTCCGGATACAACACTCCAGCAGAGTTCACCAAGATATGAACATGTGACCAAAACACCCTTTTCTAGCTGCCTCATTAAAGGAAGGCTCGACATGGGTGCAAGATCAGATATTCAGATACACTAGCTCGCAGTACAGCGATAGCAGATGCAAGGGGATAGCCAGCAGTTACGGCTAGCTACTAGGCACTGGAGTGGAAGAGATGGGTTTGGTAGCTCGGCACTTGTTGGTTGGAAGAAGACGACGACGACATGGGCGATAAGTTCACCAAAACCTCACAGGCCTTGGTCCTCTACTCCTCTTGTCTGCACCTAGCGCTCTCTGCATCGACTGCACCTCACGGCCTCACCCTCGCAACGCTCTCTTTCAATTCACGGCCTCGACGGCCTGTGGAATGTTTACCTCATGCCAGATGCCATAAGCCGAATGCAATCTGGCCTCTTGTTGCTGCTCTCCTCTACCGTCAAATTTTGATTCTTAAGTAAACCTCTTGTCGAATGTTATTGGGGATATCGTGCGCTTGCGTttagattttttattaatttacagtTAAGTCCTTTAGCTATTACAAAAACCCACTTGTTACCCATCTTAAGGGTGATTCATCTGTCAATTTTTTCACTAACAACCCAAAAAATCAACTTTTTCACTATTACTCCCAAAAAAATCAATCTGCCTTACATAAATGCCAGAGTACAATTAACCACTGGGGTTTCCTAAAAATCATACCTTTTATGGTTaacaaaaaagagagaaaaaataaatagaaagtaCTTTCATgaacaaataaaataataaaaaaaatagtaattaattagaaataaaaaaaaatgaaatttaaattttatattaaaaaaaagtaatacatacaaataaataaagaaggaaaaaataataataacaagaaTTTTTCTTATGTACATCTGGTTCATCGTGAACCTAGAAAATTTTATCTTGTATGATGAGATTCACCTATTACACGGTAGACGAAGTCTAAACATAAATTTTTCAATGAAAAACTAAATTCATCATACATATAGTTTCTCTCCGCTTAATTTGCTCAGCTGATCTATTATTCCTAgcatcataaaaaattaaattaaaaaaaaaatgaatgaaacTAGAAATTAACTACTGTACTCCATTCCTCTTTTCAGTCTTACTAGTACCCATTCCTCTTCCTGCAGCCAATATTTTAAGATAAAAATGTTAGCAAATGCAACAACTAATTCTTACtatcaaattaataatattttttctcCATACATTCCAAaaagaattcaaaattaaaaattgtcataattcatatatatatccTTAAAAATTGTCATTATTCACATGCTCTTAAGCTTAAGGTTCTATACAAGGAGGTGAATGATCAGCTTATGGCATGGTGTGTTGGGAAAGAAGCATGTTACTGGTCTTGCTGTAATCACCTGGAAACTGTGAGCAGTTTGACATTGAGAGGGTAATCGGTACTCATCCATCTTCCAATGTGTTTTCCTAGCGTTAGGAAAGATTCCTGAGAAATAAGTAAACTGAAACTTGGAGGCAAAAACATTTCCATCTAAGTTGCATATGGATTTTTCTTGCCCAGTTGATTTCCAAAACCCTATCTTATCTCCAACGATTCTATTTGGATTATTTTCTACAAGAAAGtcttcatcttcatgaagaaagaaATACCACTCCCTTTCTCCACAGGAGTAATTCActgtataataataaaaaaaaaagaaaaaaatattatggttagaaatgaaaataaatgcctaaatataaaaaaaaattaaccaaaaaaaaattaaattcacccCAATGCATGCCAAGTAGTtgtttttcattaattttgaataattaagtaaata encodes:
- the LOC110636260 gene encoding NAC domain-containing protein 101 isoform X2, encoding MLDFQSSYTDCQSEILTEFPIGYRFLPTDEELVTHYLSNKVFYRPLPAHVAQDIDSREFYSKAPNSIVNYSCGEREWYFFLHEDEDFLVENNPNRIVGDKIGFWKSTGQEKSICNLDGNVFASKFQFTYFSGIFPNARKTHWKMDEYRLPSQCQTAHSFQEEEWVLVRLKRGMEYSS
- the LOC110636260 gene encoding NAC domain-containing protein 101 isoform X1; the encoded protein is MLDFQSSYTDCQSEILTEFPIGYRFLPTDEELVTHYLSNKVFYRPLPAHVAQDIDSREFYSKAPNSIVNYSCGEREWYFFLHEDEDFLVENNPNRIVGDKIGFWKSTGQEKSICNLDGNVFASKFQFTYFSGIFPNARKTHWKMDEYRLPSQCQTAHSFQVITARPVTCFFPNTPCHKLIIHLLV